Proteins co-encoded in one Mycobacterium mantenii genomic window:
- a CDS encoding TIGR03619 family F420-dependent LLM class oxidoreductase, whose amino-acid sequence MKFAFPVPHLLRLKAITQPWEAAVTGPEQRRMMQCADRWGYDMIAVPEHLVIPTDQVELSGPHYLHSTTAQAFIAGATDRVAINSCVTILPLQHPIVLAKALATADWMSGGRMMVTFGVGWLAREFELLGVPFGERGRIADEYLAALVELWTSDTPRFEGRYVSFADIAFEPKPVQKPHLPIWIGGDADAALRRAATFGSGWWPFLTPPERIAEKLDYIKSQPSYEGREFEVMHGLGTNRVGEGHVARHAGDRPGMSEGEIVNRLNWLAEQGVTVTAVPVPAVGGVDEYLDYAQWVIEEIKPQVS is encoded by the coding sequence GTGAAATTCGCCTTTCCCGTTCCGCACCTGCTGCGCCTCAAGGCGATTACGCAGCCCTGGGAAGCCGCCGTCACCGGACCCGAACAGCGACGCATGATGCAATGCGCCGACCGGTGGGGCTACGACATGATCGCGGTACCCGAGCATCTCGTCATCCCCACCGACCAGGTCGAGTTGTCCGGGCCGCACTATCTGCACTCGACGACCGCGCAGGCGTTCATCGCCGGCGCCACCGATCGGGTGGCCATCAACTCCTGCGTCACCATCCTTCCGCTGCAGCACCCAATCGTGCTGGCCAAGGCGCTGGCCACAGCGGACTGGATGAGCGGCGGCCGGATGATGGTGACGTTCGGAGTGGGATGGCTGGCCCGCGAGTTCGAGCTGCTGGGAGTGCCGTTCGGGGAACGCGGCCGCATCGCCGACGAGTACCTGGCCGCGCTCGTGGAATTGTGGACCAGCGACACACCCCGATTCGAGGGCCGGTACGTGTCGTTCGCCGACATCGCCTTCGAGCCGAAACCCGTTCAGAAGCCGCATCTTCCGATCTGGATCGGCGGGGATGCCGACGCCGCCCTGCGCCGGGCGGCCACCTTCGGGTCCGGGTGGTGGCCGTTTCTCACACCGCCCGAGCGGATCGCGGAGAAGCTCGATTACATCAAGTCCCAACCGTCGTACGAAGGCCGGGAATTCGAGGTGATGCACGGGCTGGGCACCAACCGGGTCGGCGAAGGACACGTCGCCCGCCACGCCGGCGACCGGCCGGGCATGAGCGAGGGGGAAATCGTCAACCGGTTGAATTGGCTCGCCGAGCAGGGCGTGACCGTGACCGCGGTTCCCGTCCCCGCGGTGGGCGGCGTGGACGAATATCTCGATTACGCGCAGTGGGTGATCGAAGAAATCAAACCGCAGGTGTCCTAG
- a CDS encoding PadR family transcriptional regulator — protein sequence MDSETDPAGQKPTGAALAATSWALLGMMSYEEEVSGYDLKKWIDWSVDLYYWSPSYSQIYTELKKLESLGLVTSRVERDEGTRSRRLYKITPAGMDAVTEWTNHAPVDPPVLKHSVLLRVTFGHLSNPARLKELLQEHVASSEAKHRKAVEDAEGAEAEPAWAYSVLALRWAAKYYAAEREFALEMIKEIDEADAILQSAATGGLGKPRPRPGYWREVEKQVQAKREAD from the coding sequence ATGGACTCCGAAACGGACCCTGCCGGTCAAAAGCCGACCGGTGCGGCGCTCGCCGCCACCAGCTGGGCGCTGCTGGGGATGATGTCCTACGAAGAGGAAGTCTCGGGCTACGACCTCAAAAAGTGGATCGACTGGAGCGTCGACCTCTACTACTGGAGCCCGTCCTACAGCCAGATCTACACCGAGCTGAAGAAGCTGGAGTCGCTGGGGCTGGTGACGTCTCGCGTCGAACGCGACGAGGGCACCCGCAGCCGCCGGCTCTACAAGATCACCCCGGCCGGGATGGATGCCGTCACCGAGTGGACCAACCATGCGCCCGTGGACCCGCCGGTGCTCAAGCACAGTGTGCTGCTGCGGGTTACGTTCGGCCATCTGAGTAACCCGGCCCGGCTCAAGGAATTACTGCAGGAGCATGTGGCGTCTTCGGAAGCCAAGCACCGCAAGGCCGTCGAGGACGCCGAGGGGGCGGAGGCGGAACCCGCGTGGGCGTACTCGGTGCTCGCGCTGCGCTGGGCGGCCAAGTACTACGCCGCCGAGCGCGAGTTCGCCCTCGAGATGATCAAGGAGATCGACGAGGCCGACGCCATCTTGCAGAGCGCTGCGACGGGCGGTCTCGGGAAGCCGCGGCCTAGGCCTGGTTATTGGCGCGAAGTCGAGAAACAGGTTCAGGCAAAGCGGGAAGCTGACTAG
- a CDS encoding HNH endonuclease signature motif containing protein produces MSSGGIIDRDAITAAFDALDDALDGVADLSFDALTPRECLALLERCEKARRRLPVAEHQLINHVARQATPAELGGKLSHALAERTLISRAEAARRIREATDLGPRQGLTGEPLAPALAGTAAAQRAGQLGAGHVAVIRRFCHQLPGWIDQLTRERAEADLAKQGTRYRPEQLAALADTLADCLNPDGTYRDEDRTRRRGLTLGNQESDGMSALRGWLTPELRATLEAVLAKLAAPGMCNPFDETPCVDGAPTQDAIDHDPRSAAQRNHDALGAALRALLASGELGQHNGLPASIVVTTTLNELEAAAGRGLTGGGTILPMSDVIRLARHARHYLAIFDKGKALALYHTKRLASPGQRIVLYAKDRGCSAPGCTVPGYYCEVHHVTDYAKCHSTDVNDLTFACGPQHRLLNPGGWTTRKNAKGDTEWIPPPHLDRGQPRINTFHHPEKLLRDGDDDEDHSPGAA; encoded by the coding sequence ATGAGTTCGGGCGGCATCATCGATCGGGACGCGATCACTGCGGCCTTCGATGCGCTCGATGACGCGCTCGACGGCGTAGCGGACCTGAGTTTCGACGCGCTGACTCCCCGAGAATGCCTGGCGCTCTTGGAGCGCTGTGAGAAGGCGCGCCGACGGCTGCCGGTAGCCGAGCATCAGCTGATCAACCACGTTGCCCGGCAAGCCACCCCAGCGGAGCTCGGCGGCAAGCTGTCTCACGCGCTGGCCGAACGGACCTTGATCAGCCGCGCCGAGGCCGCGCGCCGCATCCGCGAAGCCACCGACCTGGGGCCACGGCAAGGGCTGACTGGGGAGCCGTTAGCGCCTGCGCTGGCGGGCACCGCCGCGGCGCAGCGGGCGGGACAGCTCGGGGCCGGCCACGTCGCCGTCATCCGCCGGTTCTGCCACCAGCTGCCCGGCTGGATCGACCAGCTCACCCGGGAGCGCGCCGAAGCTGATCTGGCCAAGCAGGGCACGCGATACCGTCCCGAGCAGTTGGCCGCGCTGGCCGACACGCTGGCCGATTGCCTCAACCCCGACGGGACGTACCGCGACGAGGACCGAACCCGCCGCCGCGGGCTGACGCTGGGCAACCAGGAATCCGACGGCATGTCGGCACTGCGCGGATGGCTCACCCCCGAACTGCGCGCCACCCTGGAAGCGGTGCTGGCCAAGCTGGCCGCACCAGGCATGTGCAACCCGTTCGATGAGACGCCGTGCGTGGACGGCGCGCCCACCCAGGACGCCATCGACCACGACCCACGATCGGCCGCCCAACGAAACCATGACGCGCTGGGCGCCGCGCTACGCGCCCTGCTGGCCTCCGGCGAACTGGGTCAGCACAACGGGCTGCCGGCCTCCATCGTCGTCACCACCACGCTCAACGAACTAGAGGCCGCGGCCGGCCGGGGGCTGACCGGCGGCGGCACCATCCTCCCGATGAGCGACGTGATCCGCCTGGCCCGCCACGCCCGTCACTACCTGGCGATCTTCGACAAGGGCAAGGCGCTGGCGCTCTATCACACCAAACGACTCGCCTCCCCCGGACAGCGAATTGTGTTGTACGCCAAGGATCGCGGGTGCTCAGCTCCGGGCTGCACCGTGCCCGGCTACTACTGCGAGGTCCATCACGTCACCGACTACGCCAAGTGCCACAGCACCGACGTCAACGATTTGACCTTCGCCTGCGGACCTCAACACCGCCTCCTGAATCCGGGAGGCTGGACCACCCGAAAGAACGCCAAGGGTGACACCGAATGGATCCCGCCCCCGCACTTGGACCGAGGCCAGCCGCGGATCAACACCTTCCATCACCCCGAGAAGCTGCTTCGCGATGGAGACGACGACGAAGACCACAGTCCGGGGGCGGCATGA
- a CDS encoding 3-ketosteroid-delta-1-dehydrogenase: MTTHSATIPAGLPVADTAVDLLVVGSGTGMAAALTAHELGLSVLIVEKSSYVGGSTARSGGALWLPASPVLTEADAGDTAERARTYLDAVVAGSAPAQRSTGFVAHVSATVDMLRRTTPLRLFWARDYSDYHPEEPGGSVAGRTCECRPFDTSLLGAYRTRLQPGLMEVTIPMPTTGADYRWMNLVARMPRKGIPVYGKRLAQGVGGRMVGRRYAAGGQGLMAGLLTGVLRAGIPVWTGTALARLAGDGERVTGAVVEHGGREVTVTARRGVVLATGGFDHSMDMRWKFQSKSLGANLSLGATANTGDGIRAAQEIGADIDLMDQAWWFPAIAPLPGKAPAVMLAERSLPGCLIVDQNGRRFANEAADYMSFGQRVLELERSGSPVEAMWIIFDQQYRNSYVFGAELFPRMRIPQAWYDAGIATRADNLGDLGARIGVPVSEFFATVTRFNQHAAAGEDPDFGRGRSAYDRYYGDPTVKPNPNLRALVNGPFYAVKMVLSDLGTCGGLKTDERARVLREDGRAIAGLYAIGNTAANAFGTTYPGAGATIAQGLVYGYIAARDAAIASAAQPGEAGRRHQD, encoded by the coding sequence GTGACGACGCACAGCGCGACGATTCCTGCCGGACTTCCCGTGGCCGACACCGCCGTCGACCTGCTTGTCGTCGGCTCCGGTACCGGCATGGCCGCCGCGCTGACCGCCCACGAATTGGGGCTGTCGGTGCTGATCGTGGAGAAATCGTCGTACGTGGGGGGCTCCACCGCCCGCTCCGGTGGCGCGCTGTGGCTGCCGGCCAGCCCGGTGCTGACCGAAGCCGATGCCGGCGACACCGCGGAGCGCGCCCGCACCTACCTGGATGCGGTGGTCGCGGGATCGGCCCCCGCGCAGCGCTCTACGGGGTTCGTGGCGCACGTGTCCGCGACGGTGGACATGCTGCGCCGGACGACACCGCTGCGGTTGTTTTGGGCCCGTGATTATTCCGACTACCACCCCGAGGAACCGGGCGGCAGCGTCGCCGGCCGCACCTGCGAGTGTCGGCCCTTCGACACCTCGCTGCTCGGCGCGTACCGCACCCGGTTACAGCCGGGTTTGATGGAGGTCACCATCCCGATGCCGACGACGGGCGCCGACTACCGCTGGATGAATCTGGTGGCCCGGATGCCGCGCAAGGGCATTCCCGTCTACGGCAAGCGCCTGGCGCAGGGCGTGGGCGGCCGCATGGTGGGCCGGCGCTACGCCGCGGGCGGTCAGGGCTTGATGGCCGGGCTGTTGACCGGGGTGCTGCGCGCCGGTATCCCGGTGTGGACCGGCACCGCGCTGGCGCGCCTCGCCGGCGATGGCGAACGGGTGACCGGCGCGGTCGTCGAGCACGGCGGTCGCGAGGTGACGGTCACCGCGCGGCGCGGCGTGGTGCTGGCGACCGGCGGTTTCGACCACAGCATGGACATGCGCTGGAAGTTTCAGTCGAAGTCGTTGGGCGCCAACCTGAGTCTGGGCGCTACCGCCAATACCGGCGACGGGATACGCGCGGCCCAGGAAATCGGCGCCGACATCGACCTGATGGATCAGGCATGGTGGTTCCCCGCCATCGCGCCGCTGCCCGGCAAGGCGCCCGCGGTGATGCTGGCCGAGCGCTCGCTGCCGGGCTGCCTGATCGTGGACCAGAACGGGCGCCGGTTCGCCAACGAAGCCGCGGATTACATGTCGTTCGGGCAGCGGGTGCTCGAGCTGGAACGCTCCGGCAGCCCGGTCGAGGCGATGTGGATCATCTTCGATCAGCAGTATCGCAACAGTTATGTCTTTGGCGCCGAACTCTTTCCGCGGATGCGCATCCCGCAGGCGTGGTACGACGCCGGTATTGCGACGCGCGCAGACAACCTCGGCGACCTGGGCGCACGGATCGGCGTTCCGGTTTCGGAGTTCTTCGCGACCGTGACTCGTTTCAACCAGCATGCCGCCGCCGGCGAGGATCCCGACTTCGGCCGGGGTCGCAGCGCCTACGACCGCTACTACGGGGACCCGACCGTCAAGCCGAACCCGAACCTGCGCGCGTTGGTCAACGGCCCGTTCTACGCGGTGAAAATGGTGCTGTCCGATCTCGGCACCTGCGGTGGGCTGAAGACCGACGAGCGGGCGCGGGTGCTGCGCGAAGACGGTCGGGCGATCGCCGGGCTGTACGCGATCGGCAACACCGCCGCCAATGCGTTCGGGACGACGTATCCGGGCGCGGGGGCGACGATCGCGCAGGGGCTGGTGTACGGCTACATCGCGGCGAGGGACGCGGCGATCGCGAGCGCGGCGCAGCCGGGCGAAGCGGGTCGCCGCCACCAGGACTAG
- a CDS encoding Rieske 2Fe-2S domain-containing protein: protein MTSHTEADQIRFIEAQAAPTRFARGWHCLGLIRDFGDGKPHSINAFGQKLVVFRGGDGNINVLDGYCRHMGGDLSQGEVKGNEIACPFHDWRWGGDGRCKQVPYSRRAPKLARTQAWTTLEQDGMLFVWNDSERKPPPPEVTIPRIEGATSDQWTDWHWYTTIVNSNCREIIDNVVDMAHFFYIHGSLPTYFKNIFEGHVATQYMNGGSRPDMGGSVGSEMLGTTSVASYYGPSFMIDDLTYHYEHGDANTILINCHYPIDSNSFVLQYGIIVKKSDALPDDQAMQTAITLGDYVKLGFEQDVEIWRHKARIDNPLLVEEDGPVYQLRRWYQQFYVDAAHVQPDMVDRFEYELDTTRPYEAWMKEVEANMAARA from the coding sequence ATGACGTCGCACACCGAGGCCGACCAGATTCGGTTCATTGAAGCGCAGGCCGCGCCGACGCGGTTCGCCCGCGGCTGGCACTGTCTGGGGCTGATTAGGGATTTCGGTGACGGCAAACCTCACTCGATCAACGCCTTCGGGCAGAAGCTCGTCGTCTTCCGCGGCGGCGACGGCAACATCAACGTGCTCGATGGCTACTGTCGGCACATGGGCGGCGACCTGTCCCAGGGTGAGGTCAAGGGCAACGAGATCGCCTGCCCGTTCCACGACTGGCGCTGGGGCGGCGACGGTCGTTGCAAGCAGGTGCCCTACAGCCGGCGCGCCCCCAAACTGGCCCGCACCCAAGCGTGGACGACGCTGGAGCAGGACGGCATGTTGTTCGTGTGGAACGACTCGGAGCGCAAGCCGCCGCCACCGGAGGTGACGATCCCGCGCATCGAGGGCGCCACCAGCGACCAGTGGACTGACTGGCATTGGTACACCACCATCGTCAACAGCAACTGCCGCGAAATCATCGACAACGTGGTGGATATGGCGCACTTCTTCTACATCCACGGCTCACTACCCACCTACTTCAAGAACATCTTCGAGGGGCACGTGGCGACGCAGTACATGAACGGCGGAAGCCGGCCCGACATGGGCGGCAGCGTGGGTTCCGAAATGCTCGGAACCACATCGGTGGCGTCCTATTACGGCCCATCTTTCATGATCGACGACTTGACCTATCACTACGAGCACGGCGACGCCAACACCATCCTCATCAATTGTCACTATCCGATCGACTCGAATTCCTTTGTGCTGCAATACGGGATCATTGTCAAGAAATCCGACGCGCTGCCTGATGACCAGGCCATGCAGACCGCCATCACCCTGGGTGACTACGTCAAACTCGGATTCGAGCAGGACGTGGAGATCTGGCGACACAAGGCGCGCATCGACAACCCGCTGTTGGTCGAGGAGGACGGTCCGGTCTACCAGTTGCGGCGCTGGTATCAGCAGTTCTACGTTGATGCCGCCCACGTGCAACCGGACATGGTGGACCGCTTCGAATACGAGCTCGACACCACCCGGCCCTATGAGGCGTGGATGAAAGAGGTCGAGGCCAACATGGCGGCCCGGGCCTGA
- a CDS encoding ferredoxin produces MLESSVREDNRLDEMPMVPVACRDCGARVLARKSSWNQTSVQWNAEATARCAERADAQKIVTPGSRGVFLVCSALSASILNAVRDGDLPVVDESDGAPK; encoded by the coding sequence ATGCTGGAATCGTCGGTGCGCGAGGATAATCGACTCGACGAGATGCCCATGGTGCCGGTCGCGTGCCGGGACTGTGGTGCGCGCGTGCTGGCCCGCAAGAGCAGCTGGAATCAGACCAGTGTGCAGTGGAACGCCGAGGCGACGGCCCGGTGCGCCGAGCGTGCCGATGCGCAGAAGATCGTGACACCGGGGAGTCGGGGTGTGTTCCTGGTGTGCTCGGCGCTGAGCGCGTCGATCCTCAACGCGGTGCGTGATGGGGATCTACCTGTCGTCGACGAATCAGACGGCGCACCAAAGTGA
- a CDS encoding DUF732 domain-containing protein, translated as MVARLLVILGAASVTLLAAMPLAYADTTDQKFLAALEEQGIIDQSSAGHAIEAAHYVCARLDAGDTPMEVMQEVLNSSGLPEFHTGFFVAQSIYSYCPRHKDEIPRG; from the coding sequence ATGGTTGCCCGCCTGCTCGTCATTCTGGGGGCTGCATCGGTCACCCTGCTGGCGGCGATGCCGCTCGCCTATGCCGACACGACCGACCAGAAATTTTTGGCGGCCCTCGAGGAGCAGGGCATCATCGACCAATCCTCGGCCGGACACGCGATCGAAGCCGCTCACTACGTCTGCGCGAGGCTCGACGCCGGCGACACGCCAATGGAGGTGATGCAAGAAGTGCTGAACAGCAGCGGTTTACCCGAGTTTCACACCGGCTTCTTCGTTGCCCAGAGCATCTATTCCTACTGCCCGCGGCACAAGGACGAGATCCCCAGGGGATAG
- a CDS encoding PaaI family thioesterase → MTDTHERLTESVRRLIDVTIRSEADERAVAKALALVDQTVDLLSTRLMPGSFGVRTNTEGENIVWGNVAVGLRNPIAPPLVIRHNEAGGVHTDVHLGAGYEGPPGHVHGGMCALILDHVLGATAHQPGKPAYTGTITVRYLRPTPLGALRAEARVERVDGSKTYATGHLSNVDGVTVEAEGVFITPREHFGLGDPRPGQKS, encoded by the coding sequence ATGACTGATACCCACGAACGACTGACGGAGTCGGTGCGGCGACTCATCGACGTCACCATTCGCAGCGAGGCCGACGAACGAGCTGTCGCGAAGGCGTTGGCTCTCGTCGACCAAACCGTCGACTTATTGAGCACGCGGCTCATGCCGGGGTCGTTTGGTGTGCGCACCAATACCGAAGGCGAAAACATCGTTTGGGGCAATGTGGCCGTCGGGCTGCGCAACCCGATCGCCCCGCCCCTAGTCATCCGGCACAACGAGGCGGGCGGCGTGCACACCGATGTGCACCTGGGCGCCGGCTACGAGGGACCGCCCGGCCATGTACACGGTGGCATGTGCGCTCTAATCCTGGACCATGTTCTGGGCGCGACGGCACATCAGCCGGGTAAACCGGCTTACACAGGCACCATCACAGTGCGCTATCTGCGCCCCACGCCGTTGGGCGCACTGCGAGCCGAGGCCCGGGTGGAGCGGGTCGACGGCAGCAAGACGTATGCGACCGGCCATCTCAGCAACGTTGACGGTGTCACGGTGGAGGCCGAGGGCGTCTTCATTACGCCGCGGGAACACTTCGGGCTGGGCGACCCACGACCTGGCCAAAAGTCGTGA
- a CDS encoding alpha/beta hydrolase produces the protein MSVPALDPDAAARVASLGPVLPMRQRGLATVRDSLESMPLPPMPDMAEVTDRVITGPDGELPLRIYRPTRDVDAPVLVYFHGGGMVLGSNHSFEPLARNLAQSSGATVVAVEYRLAPEAPPPAQFDDAYTATEWVAAKAAELQLDPTRLGVIGDSAGGTLAAGVALAARDRGGPELFCQVLLYPGVDRDMTVPSVAMLESAPMLSLDDIQYMHELADAGTGPLDHPYLVPAYATNLSHLPQAIVATAAVDPIRDWGERYAERLRDAGVQTTVTRYPGVYHGFLMRSESVARGGLALAEIGALLRAKFANPLPF, from the coding sequence ATGAGCGTGCCAGCTCTTGACCCCGATGCCGCTGCGAGGGTGGCGTCCTTAGGCCCCGTCCTTCCGATGCGGCAACGGGGTCTGGCAACGGTGCGCGACTCCCTTGAGTCAATGCCGCTGCCCCCGATGCCCGACATGGCCGAAGTGACCGATCGCGTCATAACCGGCCCTGACGGCGAGCTTCCGCTGCGCATCTACCGTCCGACCCGCGACGTCGATGCGCCGGTATTGGTCTATTTCCACGGTGGTGGCATGGTGCTGGGGTCCAACCATTCCTTCGAGCCGCTGGCCCGCAATCTCGCACAGTCGTCCGGTGCAACCGTCGTCGCCGTCGAATACCGCCTGGCACCAGAAGCCCCGCCCCCAGCACAATTCGACGATGCGTACACCGCTACCGAGTGGGTCGCCGCGAAGGCAGCCGAATTGCAGCTGGATCCAACCCGACTAGGGGTGATCGGTGACAGCGCGGGTGGCACGCTGGCCGCGGGCGTCGCCCTGGCTGCCCGTGACCGAGGCGGCCCGGAGTTGTTCTGCCAGGTGTTGTTGTACCCGGGTGTGGATCGAGACATGACGGTGCCGTCGGTCGCGATGCTGGAATCGGCGCCCATGCTGAGCCTTGACGACATCCAGTACATGCACGAACTGGCTGATGCGGGAACCGGCCCGCTCGATCATCCGTATCTCGTGCCGGCGTACGCCACCAACCTGTCCCACCTCCCGCAGGCCATCGTGGCGACCGCCGCGGTCGATCCGATCCGCGACTGGGGAGAACGGTACGCGGAGCGGTTGCGGGATGCCGGTGTGCAGACCACCGTCACTCGATATCCCGGCGTGTATCACGGCTTTCTGATGCGTTCAGAATCGGTGGCGCGTGGCGGCCTCGCGCTGGCCGAGATCGGCGCGCTGCTGAGGGCGAAATTCGCGAATCCACTTCCATTTTGA
- a CDS encoding SDR family NAD(P)-dependent oxidoreductase, with product MSAYEIFCGGVAVITGAGAGIGAGLARHASRLGMTVVLADIDADAIAALRDELCAAGGSALDVVCDVREYDAMQALAEMTYRDVGAVRLLVNNAGVEQFGYLWDTPVVNWQRVIDINISGVFHGVRAFLPRMMATHEQVWVWNLSSVGGVVSIPLQAPYIVSKHAVLALTECLHLDVQSAGHHHHIHVQAVLPGAVVSNIFESAGGVDADDASDRAAAESQRSAMLDVKADAMHPLTAAEVVFEQAAEGRFYLLTQPEFVGNAMLERANMLAAQRPPMLRTKRRFDPAEQ from the coding sequence GTGAGCGCTTACGAAATCTTCTGCGGCGGCGTCGCGGTCATTACCGGCGCCGGCGCAGGCATCGGCGCCGGACTGGCTCGACACGCCAGCCGGTTGGGGATGACGGTGGTGCTGGCCGACATCGACGCCGACGCCATCGCCGCACTGCGCGACGAGCTGTGCGCTGCGGGGGGCTCCGCACTGGACGTGGTGTGCGATGTTCGCGAATACGACGCTATGCAGGCGCTGGCAGAAATGACCTACCGCGACGTCGGTGCCGTGCGGCTACTGGTGAACAACGCCGGGGTCGAACAGTTCGGCTATCTGTGGGATACACCCGTCGTCAACTGGCAGCGCGTGATTGACATAAACATCAGCGGCGTCTTCCACGGTGTGCGGGCCTTTCTGCCCAGAATGATGGCCACCCACGAGCAGGTGTGGGTGTGGAATCTGTCGTCGGTCGGTGGGGTGGTGTCGATTCCGTTGCAAGCGCCCTACATCGTGAGTAAGCACGCCGTACTGGCGTTGACCGAATGTCTGCATCTTGACGTTCAGTCAGCCGGGCACCACCATCACATTCACGTGCAGGCTGTGCTGCCTGGCGCAGTGGTGTCCAACATTTTCGAGTCGGCGGGCGGCGTCGACGCCGACGACGCGAGCGACCGCGCAGCGGCAGAGTCTCAGCGATCGGCGATGCTCGACGTCAAGGCTGATGCCATGCATCCGCTCACCGCCGCCGAAGTGGTGTTCGAGCAGGCCGCCGAAGGGCGGTTCTATCTCCTCACACAACCCGAATTCGTGGGGAATGCGATGCTCGAACGAGCGAACATGCTTGCGGCACAACGGCCACCGATGCTACGCACCAAACGCCGCTTCGATCCCGCAGAACAATGA
- a CDS encoding nuclear transport factor 2 family protein produces the protein MSNDITLSDLQEFIAGFWYHYDEAHYDELAARYAENVRYVNRSDSGTSPFEELMSPELHGRAAVMEWMSEHRKQSPYPLRHHATNVYRTGTDDDITHARFYIFVNQTANFVPFAVSSGVATVGVRRGADGLEFTEMDIVLDTTNSVLLSELSADSATVS, from the coding sequence ATGAGCAACGACATCACGCTGTCCGACCTGCAGGAGTTTATCGCCGGGTTTTGGTACCACTACGACGAGGCGCACTACGACGAGCTGGCAGCACGCTACGCCGAGAACGTGCGCTATGTGAACCGAAGCGATTCGGGCACAAGTCCATTCGAGGAACTGATGTCGCCCGAATTGCATGGCCGCGCCGCCGTCATGGAATGGATGTCGGAACACCGCAAACAAAGTCCGTACCCGCTGCGCCACCACGCCACCAACGTGTACCGCACGGGTACCGATGATGACATCACCCACGCGCGGTTCTATATCTTCGTCAATCAGACCGCAAACTTCGTACCGTTCGCGGTGTCCAGCGGCGTAGCAACTGTCGGCGTGCGCCGTGGCGCCGACGGGCTGGAGTTCACCGAGATGGATATTGTTCTCGACACCACCAACTCGGTCTTGCTGTCGGAGCTCTCCGCCGACAGCGCCACCGTGTCGTAA